One window of Diabrotica undecimpunctata isolate CICGRU chromosome 8, icDiaUnde3, whole genome shotgun sequence genomic DNA carries:
- the LOC140448491 gene encoding uncharacterized protein, translating to MSNRIYKLDNPADVEELNRLVFEEGECDTNTLPQEDFDESDESSTEDYLETRSMNSDTDHEIDDVDTEDMVGAESENFDNGRDGTKEALGNNSNSSA from the exons ATGAGTAATCGTATTTACAAACTTGATAATCCGGCAGACGTAGAAGAGCTTAATCGTCTTGTTTTCGAAGAAGGGGAATGTGACACAAATACTTTACCCCAAGAAGATTTCGACGAATCAGATGAATCGTCAACAGAGGATTATCTGGAGACAAGGTCGATGAATTCTGATACCGATCATGAAATCGACGACGTAGATACAGAAGACATGGTGGGCGCCGAAAGCGAAAACTTTGATAATG GTCGAGATGGAACAAAAGAGGCCCTGGGCAATAACTCAAACTCCTCCgcataa
- the LOC140448493 gene encoding uncharacterized protein has product MAEISIDKDELHSWIQRSIGTENFTFTVENTTQKGEGYIGELFFVKIDLQQPINGKDVLYLVIKMNKKNPGSEKAISILQDLCKREVFFYSTILKEYQDFQKNKKLPILFDMVPKCYKTFSEIDNEVVILENLKKEGYMLHPREQPMNIAHLEMGLRSYAKLHAMSFALKDQKKEIFENMSKTCTSLVKEMFLNLKTMMDTRTRTLVETLKEAGRPDLSIVYEKYINDKSIYTRFMEVTDTISKDQALIHADCHNGNMMFQYKGDDKTIPLRMALIDFQAVCLHSPVIDISYFLYINISPTEVPKLKDYVEYYYTEFCSYLKQLGSDADKVFPRSIFEEHLKIYLPYGVFLTLPCLEMLYLENDDAPAIFDEETNEFLGGLAKDLKIKSRDKYLQRLVALVDNFFNGPFA; this is encoded by the exons ATGGCCGAGATATCAATTGATAAAGATGAACTACATTCTTGGATTCAGCGTTCTATCGGTACAGAAAATTTTACTTTTACCGTTGAAAATACGACTCAAAAAGGGGAGGGTTATATAGgggaattattttttgttaaaattgatTTACAACAACCGATTAATGGAAAGGACGTTCTTTATCTGGTTATAAAAATGAACAAGAAGAATCCTGGATCAGAAAAAGCTATTTCTATATTGCAGGATCTTTGCAAGAGAGAAGTATTCTTTTACAGCACTATTCTTAAAGAATACCAAGattttcagaaaaataaaaagctTCCTATACTTTTCGACATGGTACCAAAGTGTTACAAAACGTTTTCAGAAATCGATAATGAAGTtgttattttagaaaatttaaagaaagaGGGCTATATGCTACATCCAAGAGAACAGCCCATGAATATTGCACATCTGGAAATGGGCCTGAGATCTTATGCAAAGTTACATGCCATGTCTTTTGCTCTAAAAGATCAAAAGAAAGAAATCTTTGAAAATATGTCAAAGACATGTACCTCCTTAGTAAAGGAGatgtttttaaacttaaaaacaatGATGGATACAAGAACACGTACGTTAGTAGAAACTTTAAAGGAAGCTGGTCGACCTGATTTGTCGATTGTGTATGAAAAGTATATAAACGATAAAAGTATTTATACCAGATTTATGGAAGTAACTGATACTATTTCCAAAGATCAAGCACTAATCCATGCTGATTGCCACAATGGGAATATGATGTTTCAATATAAG ggtGACGATAAAACAATTCCACTTCGCATGGCTTTGATAGATTTCCAAGCTGTTTGTCTTCATTCACCAGTAATCGATATTTCCTATTTTCTATACATAAATATATCACCAACTGAAGTTCCAAAACTCAAAGATTATGTAGAATATTACTATACTGAGTTTTGCTCATACCTAAAACAATTAGGTAGTGATGCTGACAAAGTATTTCCGCGAAGTATTTTCgaagaacatttaaaaatatatctgcCATATGGTGTGTTTTTGACACTACCCTGCTTAGAAATGTTATATCTTGAGAATGATGATGCACCAGCTATTTTTGATGAAGAAACCAACGAGTTCTTAGGGGGTTTGGCTAAAGACCTGAAAATAAAATCCCGGGACAAATATTTGCAACGTCTGGTAGCTTTggtggataatttttttaatggtcCATTTGCGTAA
- the LOC140449019 gene encoding ATP-dependent DNA helicase pif1-like → MAHKRALEALNRTLKYLRNDSRCFGGAMILLSGDFRQILPVIPRSTAADEINACLKSSNLWRYVKKLQLTTNMRVTLLNDTCAEDFSEQLLTIGNGQVPVDESSGLISFPNNFCNFVSSKDELINNVFPNIISNYKNNEWLSERAILAAKNKDVDDLNCIIQNKIIGTMHSFKSIDCVTNEDEATNYPIEFLNSLDVPGLPPHNLRLKVGSVVIMLRNINQPKLCNGTRLVVSKLMNNVIYATIMIGKFKGEEVLIPRIPMIPTDMPFEFKRLQFPIRLAFAMTINKSQGQSLKVCGLNLEHSCFSHGQLYVACSRVGRPSVLFVFAPDNKTKNVVYHKVLK, encoded by the coding sequence ATGGCGCATAAACGTGCGTTAGAAGCACTTAACCGAACATTAAAATATTTACGCAATGACTCGAGATGTTTTGGAGGAGCAATGATTTTACTGTCTGGCGATTTCCGCCAAATACTGCCAGTAATTCCAAGATCTACGGCTGCCGATGAAATAAACGCTTGCCTCAAATCGTCAAATCTATGGCGCTATGTAAAGAAACTGCAGCTGACAACAAACATGAGAGTTACATTGCTTAATGATACATGTGCTGAAGATTTCTCGGAGCAATTGCTGACTATCGGTAATGGTCAAGTACCTGTCGATGAATCGAGCGGATTAATATCATTTCCAAataatttctgtaattttgtCTCATCAAAAGACGAACTTATCAACAATgtatttccaaatattatttctaactaTAAAAATAATGAATGGTTGAGTGAGCGAGCAATTTTAGCGGCTAAGAATAAAGATGTAGATGACCTGAACTGTATAATTCAAAATAAGATCATTGGAACAATGCATTCATTCAAATCTATTGACTGCGTCACAAATGAAGATGAAGCCACCAACTatccaattgaatttttaaactctttgGACGTGCCTGGCTTACCACCGCACAATTTACGCCTAAAGGTTGGCTCCGTAGTAATTATGCTTCGAAACATAAACCAACCAAAACTGTGCAACGGTACGCGTTTGGTGGTTAGTAAATTGATGAACAATGTAATTTACGCTACGATAATGATAGGAAAATTCAAAGGTGAGGAAGTTCTCATTCCGAGGATCCCGATGATCCCAACCGATATGCCGTTTGAATTTAAAAGACTTCAATTTCCGATACGTCTTGCATTTGCCATGACCATCAACAAATCACAAGGCCAATCCTTAAAAGTTTGTGGTTTAAATCTAGAACATTCATGTTTTTCCCATGGTCAATTATACGTGGCATGTTCACGGGTCGGAAGACCATCTGTGTTGTTTGTTTTTGCGcctgataataaaacaaaaaatgtcgtGTATCACAAGGTACTTAAGTGA